CTGGGTCTCGACTACGAGACGCTGGCCGCCGATCACCCCCGCCTGGTCTACGGTCTGATCACCGGCTACGGCGAATCCGGGCCGGATGCCGACCGCGCCGCCTACGACGTCGCGGCGTTCTGGTCCCGGGGCGGCATCGCCCACCTGTTGACCCGGCCCGGCGACACACCGCCGTTCCAGCGCGGCGGCATGGGGGATCACTCGGCAGGCATGACCCTGGCCGGGGCGGTCTGTGCGGCTTTACTGGCCCGCGAACGCACCGGCGCGGGGCAGCTGGTGTCGACCTCGCTGTACCGCCAGGGCGCCTACACCGTGAGCTTCGACCTGAACACCTACCTGCTCACCGGCCAGCCGATCGCGATCGGCCAGCGCGCCACCATGGCCAACCCGTGCATGAACAACTACGCCGCCGGCGACGGGCGCCGGTTCTGGATCGTCGGACTGGAAGTGAACCGGCACTGGCCGGCCCTGTGCCGGGTAGTAGGCCGTACCGAGTGGCTGACCGATCCGCGCTATGCCGATGCCCGCGGCCGCGCGGCCAACGCGGTGCAACTGATCGCCGCGCTCGACGAGATCTTCGCGACCCGTTCGCTCGACGAATGGGCGGACCTGTTCGCCGCCGAGCCGGATTTCTTCTGGTCCCCGATCAACACACTCGAGGACGTCGTCGCCGACGAGCAATTCCACGCGGCGGGCGGAATCGTCGATGTGCCGGACGGCGAAGCGATCGTGCCGATGGTGGCCACACCCGCCGATTTTCACGGAACGCCCAGCTCACCGCGTTCCGTGGCGCCTCAACTCGGCCAGCACACCGACGAGGTCCGGGCGGAACTCGACGCCCGCCGACAGTCTTGAACGCACCGGGGAGCTTTACAAAACTGAGCTAAAGTGTCACGCTGGTGACGGCCCATGGCAACCGCGACGAGCCACGCTCCGGGGGTGTGGCAAGAGGAACGGATCGATGGTTACTCCAACGTTCGACATTCATCCGGGCAGGGGCACGGCCCGCAGGGCCAACCCGGAGATCATGCGTCACCGCCTCGACGTGATCGCCGTCGGCACCGGCGACGTCGTCCACACCGCCGGTGGCTGGCTGTATGACCGGGTGATGGCCGGCTGGCAGGTGAACGTGCTGTTGCCGCGCGGCTGCGATACCCGCCCGTTGCGCGTGCTGGGGGCGCAGGTCGTGGACGCGGCCGCAGGTCTGGACATGTCCGGCCCGATGAGTCAGGGTCTGGCCGTCAGCGTCGAGGCGTTCGTGGCCGACGACCGGGTTCGCGCGCTGGTGCGCAAGGCGGTGGCGGGCCGGTTGACCGAAGTCGCGCTGTGGGGCGAGGGCTGGCCGCTCGGCGCCGACCGCGGCCTGACCAGGACCCACTACACGCTGAGTGCCGCGGCCCGCGCGTTCAAAGCCCAAGCGTTGCGTGCCGCTGGAATGCATTACGAGACAATAGATTCCACTGAGACTCTGATTACCGACTCGGCCTGGCTGGGCTAGCCGGACAGCATGAAGAAGTACCACCGTCACGCGTTGCTCTACCTGCACGAGACGATCGATCTGGGATCGGGACGCAGCGACGATTTCACCGAGATCTTCGTCGACACCTATCAGCCGATGATGGAAGAACTCGGCGCCCGGCTGTACTCGATCTGGGAAACCACTCCCTACAACGGCCATTGGCCGCAGGTCACGATCATCTGGGAGATCGACGCGTTCGCGGACTACGCCCGGATCGGCGCCGCGCAGGCGCGCGGCGGCAGCCACGAGGCGGCGGCCGGGAAATGGTCGGCCTACCTGGCCGACATGGGCGCCTCGGGAGAGGGCCGCATCATGTACGCCGGTCCGAGCAACAGGAGCCTGGCCGCGCTGCGCGACGCCAATTTCAATGCCTCCCTGGTGATTCAGGAGATCATGCAAACCAAGCCAGGTCGGCAGGACGACTACATCCGCGAGCTGGAACGGCTCTACGTGCCCTGGTCGGAGCGCACCGGTAAACACTGGCTCGGGTCCTTCACCACCACCTTCCGCTTCAACGAGGTCATCCACTATTGGGCACTCGAAGGCGGCTGGGAGTGCTTCGCGAATCACTATCCGTCGTGGAAGGACAGCCCGCCCGCGGAAATCGTCACCTGGATGAGCGTCGCGCCGGCGCTGCGCGACGGCTGGGAAGACTCCATTCTGCAGGCTCTACCGCCGTCGCCACTGCAGTGACGCGGGACTTCTCCTACGATCCCTTCGACGCGGACGTGATGGCGAATCCGCTTCCCTACTACCGCATCCTGCGCGATGAGTACCCGGTGTACTACATGCCGCAGTGGGATACCTTCGCCGTCTCGAGATTCGAAGACATCTGGCAGATACTGGAAGTCAGCGACGGCACCTTCGTCGCCTCGGAGGGAACTCTGCCGCCGGCATCGGTTCTGGCGCAGCACAATAACGGCCCGGTCGCCGACCCGCCGTTGCATCCGCTGCCGTTCCATGCGGTGTTCGACACGGACCTCTACGGTGAGATCCGCCGCGCACACTCCCAGCCGCTGCGGCCCAGGTCCGTCACGGCACTGCAGTCACGAATCCGCGAACTGGCCAACGAACGACTCGACCTGCTGTTGGCGCGGGGGTCTTTCGACCTCACCCAGGACTACGGTGGCATCGTGGCGGCCTCGATGGTGTGCGAACTGTTGGGACTGTCAACGGATCTCGCGCCCCAGGTGTTGGCGGCGGTCAACGCCGGCAGCCTGGCCGAGCCCGGCGAGGGTGTCGACACCGCCGAGTCCAGGCCGAACTATCTGCAATTCCTGGTGCCGGTGGTGCAACGTCGCCGCGACGGCGAAGCCGGCGACCTGCCGGTGGTCGACGGACTACTTGGCTATCACCTGCCCGACGGCAGCGCGCTCACCGACGTCGAGGTGGCCACCCAGATGCTGTGCATCTTCATCGGCGGCACCGAAACGGTGCCGAAGATCGTGGCGCACGGGCTGTGGGAGCTCAGCCGACGGCCCGAACAGATGCAAGCGGTACGCGCCGACCCAGCCGCCACTGTGCCGCTCGCGCGGGAAGAGATGATCCGCTACTGCGCGCCGGCGCAGTGGTTCGCCCGGACGGCACGCAAGCCCTTCACCATGCACGGCAAGACGATCGAGCCCGGACAGCGGGTGATCACGCTGCTGGCGTCGGCGAACCGCGACGAACGCGAGTATCCCGAACCCGACGAGTTCATCTGGGACCGCCCGATCAAACGGTCGCTGGCATTCGGCCGGGGCCAGCATTTCTGCCTCGGCTATCATCTGGCGCGACTGGAAGTTGCTGTGCTGCTGGAAGAATGGTTGCGACGGGTGCCCGAATTCGCGATCGACGGCGACCGGGCCACCCGGCTGCCATCCAGCTTCCAGTGGGGCTGGAACAAGATTCCGGTGGAGGTCTGAGGTGTGGTCCTACCGGATCGTCGCGCCGTACGAGTTCGAGCGCACCTCGATACCGGACAAGTCGGCCGAGCATCTCACGGATCGCCAAGTGCTGCTGCGGTTTCAGGCCGCGGGGGTGTGTGGCAGCGATCTGCCCGGATTCCGCGGCGCGAAGGGCCCCCTGTCCGGTGACGACGGCCGCAGCGCCGCGGAGAAGGACGGCTTCCCGATTCACGAGGTGGCCGGTGAAGTCCTTGCCAGCAGGCACCCCGACCACCGGCCCGGCGATCTGGTGGTCGGCTGGGCGTCCGGATTCGACGGCATGATGGAGCGCGTGGTGAGCGACGGTGACGGCCTGGCGCCCTACGATCCGGCACTGAGCCCGGCGCAGGCGGTCGGCCTGCAGCCGTTGGCGTGCGTGCTGTATGCGTGCGAGCAGTTGCCGGATCTGGCCGGCCGGCACGTGGCGATCATCGGCCAGGGGTCGATCGGCCTGTTGTTCTCCTACGTCGCCAAAGCCGCCGGGGCGCGACGAATCACCGGCATCGACCCCGTCGATCGCGAAAACCTCGCGCCCACATTCGGTGTCGACGATCCGATGCGTGCCACCAGTGACAGATGGGTCAGTCAACTCGCAGCCGGGGACCGGGCGGACGTGGTCATCGAGGCCGTCGGTCATCAGGTGGCCACCCTGGGGCACGCGATCGACGCGGCCGCCCCCGGGGGCACCGTGCTCTACTTCGGCGTCGCCGACGACGACGCCTACCCGATCAACATGCGCGCCATGCTGCGCAAGAACCTGACCCTGAAATCCGGTGTCACACTGGACCGGCGGCGCATGTTGGACCTGGCCGGAAAGTTCGCCGCCGAACACCCCAACCTGCTCGCCACGTACCTGACGCACACCTTCGCGATCGACGACGTTCAGGCAGCCTTCGAGCTGGCCTGCCGGCCGGACCCGCAGCGCGTGAAGATCGCGATCGCCGGATGAGCGTCTTTCGGCAAGATCTCGACAGGCCCCGCTGGGGCGGCTGGGTCACCGCTCCGACCCTGATCGGGCCCGAGGAGTTTGCCCGGGCCGGCTACGACTACGTCGGATTCGACGCTCAGCACGGCTATCTCGACGACGCCGGTATCGCCGCCATGCTGCGGCGCCTGGAACATGTTCCGATCGCCACCGCCGTCCGGGTGCCCAACGCCGACCCGGCGCCGATCGGGCGGGTGCTCGACGCCGGTGCCGACGCCGTCATCATCGCCATGATCGAATCGGCTGACCAGGCCGCCGCGGCGGTGGCTGCCACCCGGTACCCGCCCGCGGGCGTTCGCAGCTACGGCCCGCTGCGAGCGAGCCTCGGGCACGACCCCGCCGCGCTGGCGGCCAGGGCCGGCGTCTTCGCCATGATCGAGACAGCCGCGGCGGTTTCCGGCATCGAGGACATCTGCGCGGTCGACGGGCTGACCGGAATCTATGTCGGGCCGGCCGATCTGGCGATCTCGATGGGCGCCGATGTGGTCGGCGCGACCCGCAATGACCGGGTCCTCGAGGCGATCGGCCGCATCCATCACACCGCCACCGCCGCGGGACTGGTCACCGGCATTCATGCCGGCGACGGTGTGACCGGAAAGCGGATGGCGCAGCTCGGTTTTCGGATGATCACCCTGGCATCCGAATCGCAGACGCTGCGCCGCGGTGCCGCCGAACACCTGCGCGAGGCGACTGCGGAGACAAAGATATGAAGATCGCGTTGGTCACCGGCGCCGCCGGTGGACAGGGCCGGGCGATCGTGCACAGGCTGCTCGGCACGGGTTACCAGGTTGCCGCGTGCGACGTGCGAAGCGGCGAACTCGATTCTGCGACAAGCGAATCGGGTGTATTGCCGATACCCATGGACGTGACGAATCCCGAACACTGGGACGCGGCCGTCTCCACCACCGTCCAGCGATTCGGGGGGCTGTCCACCCTGGTGAACAACGCCGGAGTGCTGCACCGGGCGTCGCTCGCCGACGAGACGGTCGCGGACTTCGAAAACTCCTGGCGGGTCAACTGTCTGGGCGCCTTCCTGGGTATGCGTGCCGCGCTGCAACACCTGCAAGCGGCCGACAACGCCGCGATCGTCAACATCTGCAGCACCGGAGCGATCCGGCCCTTCCCGCAGCACTGCGCCTACGGGTCGGCGAAATGGGCCTTACGCGGTCTGACCCAGACCGCGGCGGCCGAACTCGCGCCGGCCGGGATCCGCGTCAACGCGGTATTCCCCGGGCCGATCGCCACCCCGATGCTCGACGACAGCATCCAGCAGCGACTGGCAGCGGTGGCGATGTTCGGCCGGCTGGGCCGGCCCGCCGAAATCGCGGACGCCGTCGCGTTTCTGGTCTCCGAGCAGGCATCGTTCATCACCGGATCCGAACTCGTCGTGGACGGTGGGCAATGCCTGCAGATCCGTTGAGCTTCAGTGACCTTCTCGACCCCGAACTGCGCGCCGTCGCGGTCAACCGAACGGTGTTCACCGCCGAAGCGATCCCGCTGATCCGGGACTCGATGAACCAGCGTCGCTCCGAGGCGCGCAGCGACACAACCGGGGTGTCCATCGACCACGCGGCCGCCGAGGGTGTGCCGGTGCGCATCTATCGCGGCGGCACGGTGCCGGCACCCGCGGTCGTCTATTGCCACGCAGGCGGTTTCGCACTCGGCAACCTCGACACCGACCACCGGCAGTGTCTGGAACTGGCGCGCCGCGCCGGATGTGTGGTGGTGTCGGTCGACTATCGCCTGGCGCCGGAGCACCCCTGGCCGGCAGCGCGGTACGACGCGGAGAAAGTGCTGAAGTGGTTGCACGGCAACGCGTCTGAGCTGGGTATCGACCCGGGCCGGGTGGCAGTGGCGGGCAGCAGCGCCGGCGGTGCGCTGGCCGCCGGCCTGGCACACGGCGCCGCCGACCGCGAACTGCCGCCGCTGGTGTTCCAACTGCTGCACCAGCCGGTGCTAGACGACCGCCCCACCTCTTCGAGGACCGAATTTCGCGCTACGCCCGCGTTCGACGGCGAAGGGGCTGATCTCATGTGGCAGCACTACCTGGCCGGGCAGCAGCCGTCACCCGCGGCCGCGCCCGCCCGGCGGGAGAACCTGGCGGGCCTGCCGCCGGCCCTGATCACCTGCGCGGAGGTCGATCCGTTCCGCGACGAGGCGGTGGAGTACGCGCAGCGGCTGCACCGCGCCGGGGTGCCGGCCGAGCTGCACGTGTTCTCCGGCGCATGCCACGGATTCGACTCGCTGCTGCCGGAATGGACTCAGTCCCAGCGGTTGTTCGCGCTGCAAGGCGCCGCGCTGACGGCGGCGTTCAGAATCTGATCAACTGCCGCACCGCGATGCCGTCGGCCAGGTGGTCCATCGCCTCGTTGATGTCGCCCAACCCGATCGTCGACGACACCAGCGACTCGACCGGCAACCGGCCGGACTGCCACAGCGCCACGAACCGGGGAATGTCGCGGCTGGGCACCGCCGACCCGAGATAACTGCCGATCAGCGAGCGGCCCTCGGCGACAAAACCCAACGGCGACAGGCTTATTCGAGCGTCCGGCCGGGGCAGCCCGACGGTGACGGTGCGCCCGCCCGGGGCGGTCAGCGCGATCGAGGTCTCCAGCGCGAGGGGATGACCGACGGCTTCCACCACCACATCCGCCTTGACGCCCGCGGCCCGGTCCGGCGTGTACGTCTCGTGCGCGCCCAAAGCCTCTGCGGCGCGCAGCTTTTCGGGCAGCTGATCGACGCCGATCACGCGGACCGCGGGATAGGTCAGCGCGGTGATCACGGCAGCCATGCCGACGCCGCCGAGTCCGACGACGGCAACGGTCTGGCCGGGTCGTGGGTCGCCGACGTTGAGCACGGCACCGCCTCCGGTCAGCACCGCACACCCGAGCAGGGCGGCCACCTCGGGTGGCACATCGTCGGGTACGGCAACGGCACTGGCCCGATTGACCACCGCATGTGTGGCGAACCCGGAAACGCCGAGGTGGTGGTGAACGGGGCTGCCTTCCCGGCTCAGGCGAATGCCGCCACCGAGCAGCGTTCCCGCGTTGTTGGCAGCGCTGCCCGGCTGGCACGGCGTCAGGCCGTCGGTCGCGCACGCGGCGCAGTGGCCGCAGCGCGGCAGGAACACCAACACCACCCGCTGCCCGATGGCGAGGTCGTCCACCTCGTCACCGAGCGCTTCGACGATGCCCGCCGCTTCATGGCCCAGCAGCATCGGCACCGGC
This genomic stretch from Mycobacterium paragordonae harbors:
- a CDS encoding CaiB/BaiF CoA transferase family protein; this encodes MAGPMEGVKVVELGVWVAGPAAAAILADWGADVIKIEPPTGDPGRMFGRMLGCDLGVNPPFEMDNRSKRSVVLDLTTAEDRQIALELLSDADVFITNVRPGALRRLGLDYETLAADHPRLVYGLITGYGESGPDADRAAYDVAAFWSRGGIAHLLTRPGDTPPFQRGGMGDHSAGMTLAGAVCAALLARERTGAGQLVSTSLYRQGAYTVSFDLNTYLLTGQPIAIGQRATMANPCMNNYAAGDGRRFWIVGLEVNRHWPALCRVVGRTEWLTDPRYADARGRAANAVQLIAALDEIFATRSLDEWADLFAAEPDFFWSPINTLEDVVADEQFHAAGGIVDVPDGEAIVPMVATPADFHGTPSSPRSVAPQLGQHTDEVRAELDARRQS
- a CDS encoding NIPSNAP family protein, which codes for MKKYHRHALLYLHETIDLGSGRSDDFTEIFVDTYQPMMEELGARLYSIWETTPYNGHWPQVTIIWEIDAFADYARIGAAQARGGSHEAAAGKWSAYLADMGASGEGRIMYAGPSNRSLAALRDANFNASLVIQEIMQTKPGRQDDYIRELERLYVPWSERTGKHWLGSFTTTFRFNEVIHYWALEGGWECFANHYPSWKDSPPAEIVTWMSVAPALRDGWEDSILQALPPSPLQ
- a CDS encoding cytochrome P450, coding for MANPLPYYRILRDEYPVYYMPQWDTFAVSRFEDIWQILEVSDGTFVASEGTLPPASVLAQHNNGPVADPPLHPLPFHAVFDTDLYGEIRRAHSQPLRPRSVTALQSRIRELANERLDLLLARGSFDLTQDYGGIVAASMVCELLGLSTDLAPQVLAAVNAGSLAEPGEGVDTAESRPNYLQFLVPVVQRRRDGEAGDLPVVDGLLGYHLPDGSALTDVEVATQMLCIFIGGTETVPKIVAHGLWELSRRPEQMQAVRADPAATVPLAREEMIRYCAPAQWFARTARKPFTMHGKTIEPGQRVITLLASANRDEREYPEPDEFIWDRPIKRSLAFGRGQHFCLGYHLARLEVAVLLEEWLRRVPEFAIDGDRATRLPSSFQWGWNKIPVEV
- a CDS encoding zinc-binding dehydrogenase — its product is MWSYRIVAPYEFERTSIPDKSAEHLTDRQVLLRFQAAGVCGSDLPGFRGAKGPLSGDDGRSAAEKDGFPIHEVAGEVLASRHPDHRPGDLVVGWASGFDGMMERVVSDGDGLAPYDPALSPAQAVGLQPLACVLYACEQLPDLAGRHVAIIGQGSIGLLFSYVAKAAGARRITGIDPVDRENLAPTFGVDDPMRATSDRWVSQLAAGDRADVVIEAVGHQVATLGHAIDAAAPGGTVLYFGVADDDAYPINMRAMLRKNLTLKSGVTLDRRRMLDLAGKFAAEHPNLLATYLTHTFAIDDVQAAFELACRPDPQRVKIAIAG
- a CDS encoding HpcH/HpaI aldolase family protein, translating into MSVFRQDLDRPRWGGWVTAPTLIGPEEFARAGYDYVGFDAQHGYLDDAGIAAMLRRLEHVPIATAVRVPNADPAPIGRVLDAGADAVIIAMIESADQAAAAVAATRYPPAGVRSYGPLRASLGHDPAALAARAGVFAMIETAAAVSGIEDICAVDGLTGIYVGPADLAISMGADVVGATRNDRVLEAIGRIHHTATAAGLVTGIHAGDGVTGKRMAQLGFRMITLASESQTLRRGAAEHLREATAETKI
- a CDS encoding SDR family NAD(P)-dependent oxidoreductase, whose translation is MKIALVTGAAGGQGRAIVHRLLGTGYQVAACDVRSGELDSATSESGVLPIPMDVTNPEHWDAAVSTTVQRFGGLSTLVNNAGVLHRASLADETVADFENSWRVNCLGAFLGMRAALQHLQAADNAAIVNICSTGAIRPFPQHCAYGSAKWALRGLTQTAAAELAPAGIRVNAVFPGPIATPMLDDSIQQRLAAVAMFGRLGRPAEIADAVAFLVSEQASFITGSELVVDGGQCLQIR
- a CDS encoding alpha/beta hydrolase; this encodes MPADPLSFSDLLDPELRAVAVNRTVFTAEAIPLIRDSMNQRRSEARSDTTGVSIDHAAAEGVPVRIYRGGTVPAPAVVYCHAGGFALGNLDTDHRQCLELARRAGCVVVSVDYRLAPEHPWPAARYDAEKVLKWLHGNASELGIDPGRVAVAGSSAGGALAAGLAHGAADRELPPLVFQLLHQPVLDDRPTSSRTEFRATPAFDGEGADLMWQHYLAGQQPSPAAAPARRENLAGLPPALITCAEVDPFRDEAVEYAQRLHRAGVPAELHVFSGACHGFDSLLPEWTQSQRLFALQGAALTAAFRI
- a CDS encoding alcohol dehydrogenase catalytic domain-containing protein, encoding MIHIRGAVLERIGAPRPFARSRPISIADLELQDPGPGEVLVRIEAAGLCHSDLSVVDGNRVRPVPMLLGHEAAGIVEALGDEVDDLAIGQRVVLVFLPRCGHCAACATDGLTPCQPGSAANNAGTLLGGGIRLSREGSPVHHHLGVSGFATHAVVNRASAVAVPDDVPPEVAALLGCAVLTGGGAVLNVGDPRPGQTVAVVGLGGVGMAAVITALTYPAVRVIGVDQLPEKLRAAEALGAHETYTPDRAAGVKADVVVEAVGHPLALETSIALTAPGGRTVTVGLPRPDARISLSPLGFVAEGRSLIGSYLGSAVPSRDIPRFVALWQSGRLPVESLVSSTIGLGDINEAMDHLADGIAVRQLIRF